A region from the Chthoniobacterales bacterium genome encodes:
- a CDS encoding peptidylprolyl isomerase — MDVKIGDDRDLRRVVIGLYDNAAPQHVENFKTLVRQKYYRGMQFHRAFPGTLVQTGDPYSKRGPTDRTGTGGPGWTVPAEIRLPHVKGSVAAARLDTKINPARVSNGSQFYVTLKPMPALNGQYTVFGRVLDGLDVLDAISRQRTDRNNFPLEKIVIKRIVLEPRVGS; from the coding sequence ATGGATGTCAAAATCGGTGACGACCGCGATTTGCGTCGCGTCGTCATCGGCCTCTATGACAACGCCGCCCCGCAGCACGTGGAAAACTTCAAGACGCTCGTCCGTCAAAAATATTACCGCGGAATGCAGTTTCACCGCGCGTTTCCCGGGACGCTCGTGCAGACGGGTGACCCCTACAGCAAGCGCGGCCCGACAGACCGCACCGGCACCGGTGGCCCGGGTTGGACCGTGCCGGCCGAGATCCGTCTGCCGCACGTCAAGGGATCCGTCGCCGCCGCGCGCCTCGACACCAAGATCAATCCCGCGCGCGTCTCCAACGGCAGCCAGTTTTATGTCACGCTCAAGCCCATGCCTGCGCTCAACGGTCAATACACCGTCTTCGGCCGCGTGCTTGATGGTCTCGACGTGCTCGATGCCATCAGCCGGCAACGCACTGACCGCAACAACTTTCCCTTGGAAAAAATCGTCATTAAACGCATAGTCCTCGAACCGCGCGTCGGTTCTTGA